The following are from one region of the Maribacter aquivivus genome:
- a CDS encoding bifunctional alpha,alpha-trehalose-phosphate synthase (UDP-forming)/trehalose-phosphatase, producing the protein MAKTIIISNRLPVQLQISNGDITAVPSVGGLATGMKSVHSGGDSLWIGWSGLTDEEIPEELIPKIDKALAKHGSSKVNLTEKEVDGFYYGFSNRTIWPLFHYFLEYSEFELESWEVYKAVNQKFADAILEKADNDDTIWIHDYQLMLVPQMVRAQRPDISIGFFLHIPFPSYEIFRTLPWRQEVLQGLLGSDLIGFHTYDYERHFLSSVRRLLGLEVSFNDIYLDDRVIKVDSFPMGIDYKKFSDAAKEHSQRTEDEKSELQKRLDTHKKSAPDAKFFLSIDRLDYTKGIAKRLNAFEYFLNKYPQYKEKVRLIILAVPSRSNVPQYQLLKREVDELVGRINGELSTVSWTPIWYFYRSMPFENLIDLYTSSDIAWLTPIRDGMNLVAKEYIATRTDKTGVLILSEMAGSANEMNESLLINPNNFEQIADALNEAINMPKEEQIARNTLLQKRLERYNVEKWANDFMTSLVGQKEKDQTYKSRKLSADILNTVMDDYNKAKRRLVFLDYDGTLAGFHADPQKASPDEELYKLLDAISSQPNTDMYLISGRDKETFTKWFLPKKYNMIVEHGVWISQGGEEFRMLENVKKDWMEKILPVLESFVDRTPGSFIEEKNYSLAWHYRKTDPDFGQKRSVELNTVLTSLIANDDLSVLNGNKVMEIKSSNVNKGRASMRVYTEHDYDFVFAIGDDWTDEFMFQELPEESITVKVGRQKTQARYFVDNTKNVRAILKRFADKK; encoded by the coding sequence ATGGCGAAAACTATCATTATCTCAAATAGACTACCTGTACAATTACAAATTAGCAATGGAGACATTACTGCGGTACCAAGTGTTGGTGGTTTAGCAACCGGAATGAAATCTGTACACTCGGGTGGAGATAGCCTTTGGATTGGCTGGAGCGGATTGACTGATGAGGAAATACCAGAAGAGCTAATTCCTAAAATTGATAAGGCACTAGCTAAACATGGATCTTCTAAAGTAAACCTTACAGAAAAAGAAGTTGATGGTTTTTACTACGGGTTTAGCAATAGAACCATATGGCCCCTATTCCACTATTTCTTAGAATACTCTGAATTTGAGCTTGAAAGTTGGGAAGTTTACAAGGCTGTTAATCAAAAATTTGCAGATGCTATTCTTGAAAAAGCCGATAATGATGATACAATCTGGATTCACGATTACCAATTAATGCTAGTACCACAAATGGTTCGTGCCCAAAGACCAGATATTTCAATCGGTTTCTTTTTACACATTCCATTTCCATCGTATGAAATATTTAGAACACTACCTTGGCGACAAGAAGTATTACAAGGCCTATTAGGGTCTGATTTAATTGGTTTTCATACGTATGACTATGAACGCCACTTTTTAAGCTCTGTACGCAGACTATTGGGCTTAGAGGTTAGTTTTAATGATATCTACTTAGATGATAGAGTTATTAAAGTTGACTCTTTTCCCATGGGAATCGATTATAAGAAATTCAGCGATGCAGCTAAAGAACATTCGCAACGTACTGAAGACGAAAAGTCTGAATTGCAAAAACGATTAGATACCCATAAAAAATCAGCCCCAGATGCTAAGTTCTTTTTATCTATTGACCGTTTAGATTATACAAAAGGTATTGCGAAACGACTTAATGCTTTTGAATATTTCTTAAATAAATACCCGCAGTATAAAGAAAAAGTAAGACTTATTATACTTGCCGTGCCTTCGCGCTCCAACGTACCGCAATATCAATTACTAAAACGAGAGGTTGATGAATTGGTTGGTCGCATTAACGGCGAACTTTCAACCGTAAGCTGGACACCTATTTGGTATTTCTACAGATCTATGCCTTTTGAAAACCTAATTGACCTATATACGTCTTCTGACATTGCTTGGTTGACACCAATTAGAGATGGTATGAATTTGGTAGCCAAAGAATATATTGCTACTAGAACTGATAAAACAGGGGTTCTAATACTTAGTGAAATGGCGGGTTCTGCCAATGAAATGAACGAATCGCTATTGATAAACCCTAACAATTTTGAACAAATTGCAGATGCTTTGAATGAAGCTATTAATATGCCTAAAGAAGAACAGATAGCTAGAAACACGCTATTACAAAAAAGGTTAGAGCGTTATAACGTTGAAAAATGGGCAAATGACTTTATGACATCGTTAGTGGGTCAAAAAGAAAAAGACCAAACTTATAAGTCAAGAAAACTCTCAGCAGACATCTTGAATACGGTGATGGATGATTATAATAAAGCAAAAAGAAGATTGGTGTTTTTGGACTATGACGGTACGTTGGCTGGTTTTCATGCGGATCCACAAAAAGCATCGCCAGACGAAGAATTATACAAACTACTAGATGCGATTTCTTCTCAACCAAACACAGACATGTATTTAATAAGTGGGCGAGATAAAGAAACGTTCACTAAATGGTTCTTGCCTAAAAAGTACAACATGATTGTTGAACATGGCGTATGGATTTCTCAAGGTGGCGAAGAATTTAGAATGCTAGAAAATGTTAAGAAAGACTGGATGGAGAAGATTTTACCGGTGTTAGAATCTTTTGTGGACCGTACACCTGGTAGTTTTATTGAAGAGAAAAATTATTCTTTAGCATGGCATTATAGAAAAACAGATCCTGATTTTGGTCAAAAGCGTTCTGTTGAACTAAATACCGTACTTACAAGTCTTATCGCCAATGACGACTTAAGTGTCTTAAATGGTAATAAGGTAATGGAAATTAAAAGTAGTAACGTAAACAAAGGTAGAGCCTCTATGCGTGTGTATACCGAACATGATTACGATTTTGTTTTTGCAATTGGTGATGATTGGACCGATGAATTTATGTTTCAAGAACTACCTGAAGAATCTATTACAGTAAAGGTTGGTCGTCAAAAAACACAAGCAAGATATTTTGTTGATAACACTAAAAATGTTCGTGCAATTTTGAAGCGATTTGCCGACAAAAAATAA
- a CDS encoding MFS transporter — MKQKPHILPIIILSQFACTSTWFAGNAILESLTKKLDFGADIVSHVISSVQFGFIIGTLIFGVLMIADRFSPSRVFMICAFLASVSNLTLIYPDLNVGGLLFARFSTGFFLAGIYPVGMKIAADYYEKGLGKALGFLVGALVLGTAFPFLIKGSPLASHPDKVIILTSSITAFGGLLLFLLVPNGPYRVASTTLKFDAGPKLFKNFEFKKAAFGYFGHMWELYAFWAFTPIAIQYFAIQSGSAISVSLWSGIVIALGGLSCAYGGILSQRIGSKKVALIALIASGFLCLISPLLFSLPIYVFLAGWCLWGIAVTADSPQFSNLVASAVAPELKGTALTLVNCIGFAITIISIQLLGSLQSIIPIDLLFIPLAIGPLLGVYYLLSKKR, encoded by the coding sequence TTGAAACAAAAGCCACATATTCTCCCCATCATTATTCTCTCGCAATTTGCCTGTACTTCTACATGGTTTGCAGGGAATGCAATATTAGAATCGCTAACCAAAAAGTTAGATTTTGGTGCAGACATTGTTAGTCATGTCATTTCTTCAGTACAATTCGGATTCATTATCGGTACCCTAATATTCGGAGTTTTAATGATTGCAGATCGGTTCTCTCCCTCAAGAGTATTTATGATTTGTGCCTTTCTAGCATCTGTTTCTAATCTGACATTAATTTATCCAGATTTAAACGTGGGTGGTTTACTATTTGCTAGATTTAGTACAGGTTTCTTTTTAGCAGGTATTTATCCCGTAGGAATGAAAATAGCTGCTGATTACTACGAAAAAGGACTTGGTAAAGCATTAGGTTTTTTGGTCGGAGCATTAGTTCTAGGCACCGCTTTTCCTTTTTTAATTAAAGGAAGCCCTTTAGCAAGTCATCCAGACAAGGTTATTATATTAACCTCCAGTATTACTGCTTTTGGCGGACTATTACTTTTTTTACTTGTTCCCAACGGTCCGTATCGAGTGGCAAGTACTACTTTAAAATTTGATGCGGGACCGAAGCTTTTTAAAAATTTCGAATTTAAAAAAGCTGCATTTGGCTATTTCGGGCACATGTGGGAACTCTATGCCTTTTGGGCTTTTACACCTATTGCCATTCAATATTTTGCCATTCAATCAGGTAGTGCTATTTCGGTCTCACTTTGGTCAGGAATCGTTATTGCCCTCGGCGGATTATCTTGCGCCTATGGTGGCATACTTTCTCAGCGTATAGGTAGTAAAAAGGTAGCGCTTATAGCATTAATAGCATCCGGATTTCTATGTTTAATTTCTCCACTTTTATTTTCACTTCCTATATATGTATTCTTGGCAGGTTGGTGTTTATGGGGCATTGCTGTTACTGCAGATTCTCCTCAATTCTCAAACTTGGTGGCATCAGCCGTGGCACCTGAATTAAAAGGCACTGCTCTAACTCTAGTAAATTGTATTGGTTTTGCCATTACTATTATAAGTATTCAACTTCTAGGATCACTTCAATCGATCATCCCTATTGATCTTTTATTTATTCCTTTAGCTATAGGTCCGCTGTTAGGTGTGTACTATTTATTGAGCAAAAAGAGATGA
- a CDS encoding M28 family peptidase, protein MKKLLLLTLLTSAITLTAQTDQRIYDIIDAVSTERIENDVTKLVNFGTRHTLSDTVSTTRGIGAARRWIKSEFEKTSAECNGCLNVFFQKDLVKKGANDRIVKDVEVVNVLAIQKGSKYPNRYIIMSGDIDSRVSDPTNFTDDSPGANDNASGMAGTIEAARVLSKYKFENSIIYMGLSGEEQGLFGGGGIAQYAKDKGWEVIGIFNNDMIGNITGVDGTVSNVDFRIFSEPVPPTETEAQRKARRFYGGEVDGISRQLARYVHKNVKQYMPEMNPMMIYRLDRFGRGGHHRPFNDAGFPGIRIMEAHENYTQQHQDIRVEDGIAYGDVLEHVNFKYAAKLTAVNAINLASIAWAPPAPKTVKIGGIVEPAAKFQWSKVDGAKGYKIYWRDTTSPTWDYSRYVGDVSEFVLKGIVIDNFFFGVSTVGENGFESPVVFPNGIFR, encoded by the coding sequence ATGAAAAAATTATTACTGCTTACCTTACTAACCTCAGCTATTACATTAACGGCGCAAACCGACCAACGTATTTATGATATTATTGATGCGGTTTCTACTGAACGAATAGAAAACGATGTTACTAAACTTGTCAATTTTGGTACTAGACATACCTTAAGCGATACCGTTTCAACAACAAGGGGTATTGGTGCTGCAAGACGTTGGATTAAAAGTGAATTCGAAAAAACATCTGCTGAATGTAATGGGTGTTTAAATGTTTTCTTTCAAAAAGATTTAGTTAAAAAAGGAGCTAACGACCGTATTGTAAAAGATGTAGAAGTAGTTAATGTGCTTGCTATTCAAAAAGGGTCAAAATACCCAAATCGTTATATTATTATGAGTGGCGATATAGATTCTCGTGTTAGTGACCCTACCAATTTCACTGATGATTCTCCGGGTGCGAATGATAATGCCAGCGGTATGGCCGGTACTATAGAAGCCGCTCGTGTTCTTTCTAAATACAAATTCGAGAATAGCATCATTTATATGGGTCTGTCTGGTGAGGAGCAAGGTCTTTTCGGCGGTGGCGGTATTGCGCAATATGCTAAAGATAAAGGCTGGGAAGTTATTGGTATTTTCAATAATGATATGATCGGTAATATTACTGGTGTGGATGGTACGGTAAGTAATGTAGATTTTAGAATTTTCTCTGAACCTGTACCACCTACCGAAACTGAAGCTCAGCGTAAAGCAAGACGTTTTTATGGTGGTGAAGTTGACGGAATTTCTAGACAATTAGCACGATACGTTCATAAAAACGTGAAGCAGTACATGCCAGAAATGAACCCAATGATGATTTATCGTTTAGATCGTTTTGGTCGTGGTGGGCACCATAGACCTTTTAACGATGCAGGTTTCCCTGGAATTCGTATTATGGAAGCTCATGAGAACTACACACAACAACATCAAGATATTCGTGTTGAAGATGGTATTGCTTATGGCGATGTTCTAGAGCATGTAAACTTTAAGTATGCTGCTAAATTAACTGCTGTAAACGCTATTAACCTTGCATCTATTGCTTGGGCTCCTCCTGCACCGAAAACCGTTAAAATAGGTGGTATTGTGGAGCCTGCCGCAAAATTTCAATGGAGCAAGGTTGATGGAGCAAAAGGATATAAAATATACTGGAGAGATACCACATCTCCAACCTGGGATTATAGTAGATATGTAGGTGATGTTTCTGAATTTGTTTTGAAAGGCATCGTTATCGATAATTTTTTCTTCGGAGTTTCTACTGTTGGAGAAAACGGATTTGAAAGTCCGGTTGTTTTTCCTAACGGAATTTTTAGATAG
- a CDS encoding pyridoxal phosphate-dependent decarboxylase family protein: MHKKLLEQVYNTSDFNSNGHILIDQLSSHLEDKLSASSRNAINWNEPEKELEFWKKFLTNGDKKDLFLEITKRTTYVHHPNYMGHQVSPPAPVTALTGLISSLLNNGTAVYEMGMSSNAIERIIIELICEKIGFDDTSGGFLTSGGTLANLTALLSARKAITKRDIWNEGNQNQLGIMVSEEAHYCVDRAARIMGLGEQGIIKVPVTKEFRMDTDLLESKFKEAQEKGIEIFAIIGSAPSTATGIFDDLEVFGEFAKKQNIWFHVDGAHGGAGIFSKKYKHTLKGIELADSVVIDGHKMMMMPALTTALLYKNVVNANATFSQKADYLLTDSEHEDWYNSGKRTFECTKNMMAIHWFTMLKLYGEEVFDANVTHLYDLGAHFAHLIEKEPNFELALQPMSNIVCFRYCPANMDEEHINALNAKIRQSLLEDGEFYIVQTKLKGMHYMRITVMNPFTTDQHFKALIKKIKSFATR; encoded by the coding sequence ATGCATAAAAAATTACTAGAACAGGTTTATAATACTTCCGATTTTAATTCGAATGGTCATATTCTAATCGATCAATTGTCTTCTCACTTGGAGGATAAACTGAGTGCTTCTTCTCGTAATGCTATCAACTGGAACGAACCTGAAAAGGAACTAGAATTCTGGAAGAAATTTTTAACTAATGGAGATAAAAAAGATCTTTTTTTAGAAATAACTAAACGTACCACTTACGTACACCACCCAAATTATATGGGGCATCAAGTGAGTCCGCCAGCTCCAGTTACTGCACTCACTGGTTTAATTAGTTCATTATTAAATAATGGGACTGCGGTTTATGAGATGGGTATGTCCTCTAATGCTATTGAACGCATTATTATAGAATTGATTTGCGAGAAAATTGGTTTCGATGACACTTCTGGAGGATTCTTAACCTCTGGTGGAACATTAGCAAATTTAACTGCATTATTAAGTGCAAGAAAAGCAATTACCAAAAGAGATATTTGGAATGAGGGCAACCAAAATCAATTAGGTATTATGGTAAGCGAAGAAGCACATTATTGTGTTGATCGCGCCGCAAGAATTATGGGTTTAGGTGAACAGGGAATTATCAAAGTTCCTGTAACCAAAGAATTTAGAATGGATACCGATTTACTGGAATCTAAATTTAAAGAAGCACAGGAAAAGGGAATTGAAATCTTCGCTATTATTGGTAGTGCTCCTTCTACTGCTACCGGTATTTTTGATGACTTAGAAGTATTTGGAGAATTTGCTAAAAAACAAAATATTTGGTTTCATGTTGATGGCGCACATGGTGGAGCGGGTATTTTCTCCAAAAAATACAAGCACACCCTTAAAGGTATTGAATTGGCTGATTCTGTTGTTATTGACGGACATAAAATGATGATGATGCCAGCGCTGACCACTGCCCTACTCTATAAAAACGTCGTAAATGCTAATGCCACTTTTAGCCAAAAAGCAGATTACTTACTTACAGATTCTGAGCATGAAGATTGGTATAACTCTGGCAAACGTACGTTTGAATGCACTAAAAATATGATGGCTATTCATTGGTTCACGATGCTTAAATTATACGGAGAAGAAGTTTTTGATGCTAATGTTACCCACCTTTATGATTTAGGTGCTCACTTTGCTCATCTTATTGAAAAGGAGCCAAATTTTGAACTAGCGCTACAACCAATGTCTAATATTGTATGTTTTAGGTATTGCCCTGCTAATATGGACGAAGAACATATAAATGCTCTTAATGCAAAAATTCGCCAATCTCTTTTAGAAGATGGCGAATTTTATATTGTACAAACGAAACTAAAAGGTATGCATTACATGCGCATTACGGTGATGAATCCGTTTACAACTGACCAACATTTTAAAGCCTTAATCAAAAAGATTAAGTCTTTTGCTACTCGCTAA
- a CDS encoding nuclear transport factor 2 family protein: protein MKQILNIAFVSVICCLNSYAQQGTEVYLASLDRSNDSLKIGTPINISNNEGYDNQPSFFSDDKILFASTRNNQTDIALYDINDKTTIWLSNTPNGSEYSPLKILGRDAISAVRLDEDGLQRLYEYDLKTGDSKVLLPDLKVGYHVWFSSDIIVCTVLIENRMDLVVYNLKENTHYTAHKNVGRSLHKIPKSNLISYISKAKINNGTWTIKSLNPITKDASDILNVFSKIEDVTWSPDGTILFSDKSRIAKYQPQIDNKISTLHEFHPTELEMLAISRLSISPNGKYLSFVTKDAPDKIVQKQVETFNARDLEAFASCYSEDVVVKNFSQDTISIGREQLKDGYEAFYKKTPSIEVKVSSRIVIGSTVIDQEFVTIGDKQKQQVAIYETDGLIKTMTFIRDKKTTFDPEVIVQKQLEAYNNRDIDGFLATYSKQAKIYRYSGELQSDGSDAMRSDYVDFFNSSPDLHCEIVNRIVIGNIVIDEESITANGKIFKGVAIYEVENNEIVKVTFVN, encoded by the coding sequence ATGAAACAAATTCTCAATATTGCATTTGTAAGTGTTATTTGTTGCCTTAACTCTTATGCTCAACAAGGCACAGAAGTATATCTGGCAAGTTTAGATCGGTCAAATGACTCTTTAAAAATTGGTACTCCGATAAATATTTCTAACAATGAAGGCTATGATAATCAGCCTTCATTTTTTTCTGACGATAAAATTCTATTTGCATCAACAAGAAATAATCAAACAGATATCGCCCTTTATGATATAAACGATAAAACAACAATTTGGCTATCTAATACACCAAATGGTAGTGAATATTCTCCTTTGAAAATTCTTGGTAGAGATGCCATTTCTGCTGTTCGCTTAGATGAAGATGGTTTACAACGTTTATACGAATATGATTTGAAAACGGGTGACTCAAAGGTATTATTACCAGATTTAAAAGTGGGTTACCATGTTTGGTTTTCTAGTGATATTATTGTTTGCACGGTTTTGATTGAAAATCGTATGGATTTGGTGGTGTATAACTTAAAAGAGAACACCCATTATACTGCACATAAGAATGTAGGTAGGTCGTTGCATAAAATTCCGAAAAGTAACTTGATAAGTTATATTAGCAAAGCAAAGATTAATAATGGAACTTGGACAATTAAATCATTAAATCCAATTACAAAAGACGCATCTGATATTCTAAATGTATTTAGTAAAATTGAAGATGTCACCTGGTCTCCAGATGGTACTATTTTATTTTCAGATAAATCAAGAATAGCAAAGTATCAACCTCAAATAGACAATAAAATTAGCACTCTCCATGAATTTCATCCAACTGAATTAGAAATGCTAGCAATTTCTAGGCTGTCAATTAGTCCCAATGGAAAATACCTATCTTTTGTAACTAAAGATGCTCCAGATAAAATTGTACAAAAGCAAGTAGAAACTTTTAATGCACGTGATTTAGAAGCTTTTGCAAGTTGTTATTCAGAAGATGTTGTGGTTAAAAATTTCTCTCAGGATACTATATCCATTGGTAGAGAACAACTAAAAGATGGCTATGAGGCTTTTTATAAAAAAACACCTTCCATTGAAGTTAAGGTATCTTCAAGAATTGTAATTGGTTCTACCGTAATAGACCAAGAATTTGTCACTATTGGTGACAAACAAAAACAACAAGTGGCCATTTATGAAACTGACGGACTCATAAAAACCATGACTTTTATTAGAGATAAAAAAACAACTTTTGACCCCGAAGTCATTGTTCAAAAGCAACTTGAAGCTTATAACAATAGAGACATCGACGGTTTTTTAGCCACGTATTCAAAACAAGCTAAAATTTATAGGTATTCAGGAGAATTACAGTCAGATGGTTCAGACGCAATGCGATCCGACTATGTTGATTTCTTTAATTCTTCCCCTGATTTACATTGCGAAATTGTCAATAGAATTGTCATCGGAAATATAGTAATAGATGAAGAATCAATTACTGCAAATGGCAAAATTTTTAAAGGTGTAGCTATTTATGAAGTAGAAAATAATGAGATAGTTAAAGTAACTTTTGTTAACTAA
- a CDS encoding glycoside hydrolase family 15 protein yields MDNLDYGIIGNCRSAALISKTGSIEWCCLPEFDSPSIFAKLLDEEIGGSFDINVDDSYVITQKYEQFTNILITSFKSGNDHFEIHDFMPRYRKEGNAYHAPPELIRYFKYISGAPKFSVVYDPKLEYAMGKTESFIKKDFIASLTHEVKFDTIFLYSSFDKKTIVDSGEIELKEDGYILVGYNEKLLLPTTDRAYLDLQNTKVYWLNWSNLTPTYEKFNEEISRSALTLKLLSYDKTGAVLAAATTSLPETIGEVRNWDYRFCWIRDASMVIKVVSELGHKNVARRYLQFIIDLIPDKAEKLQIMYGINKEKKLTEVTLEHLAGYKGSKPVRIGNAAYHQKQNDIYGILMDVIYEQMAKFSVDIDNGEDLWAITKGIVWIVSNNWKDADKGIWEFRTEDRHFTFSKVLCWTALDRAIKVAEMLDKKHKIEKWEPIRAEIWKDIYDNAWNEEVGAYTQSYGSKELDASVLLMESYGCVNAKDERYISTVHAIGKELNNDGLLYRYKNEDDFGLPSSSFTVCTFWYINSLFKIGERKKALEYFERLLSYSNHLGLFSEDIDFKTKRLLGNFPQAYSHLALIECAINFSKKESEDQMLESLRE; encoded by the coding sequence ATGGATAATTTAGACTACGGAATAATAGGGAATTGTAGAAGTGCAGCATTAATTTCAAAGACTGGAAGTATTGAATGGTGCTGTTTACCAGAATTTGATAGTCCATCTATTTTTGCAAAATTACTGGATGAAGAGATTGGTGGTAGTTTTGATATCAATGTAGATGATAGCTATGTCATTACCCAAAAATATGAGCAATTCACAAATATATTAATCACCTCTTTTAAATCTGGCAACGACCATTTTGAGATTCATGATTTCATGCCACGTTATAGAAAAGAAGGTAATGCTTACCATGCGCCACCAGAGTTGATTAGATATTTTAAATATATATCTGGTGCTCCAAAATTTTCAGTTGTTTACGATCCCAAGCTTGAGTATGCAATGGGTAAAACTGAATCATTTATAAAAAAAGATTTTATAGCGAGCCTTACACATGAGGTTAAATTCGATACTATATTTTTGTATTCTTCTTTTGATAAGAAGACTATTGTAGATAGCGGCGAAATTGAGTTAAAAGAAGATGGTTATATTTTGGTAGGTTATAATGAAAAACTATTGTTACCTACTACTGACAGGGCTTACTTAGATTTACAGAATACAAAAGTATATTGGTTGAATTGGTCTAATTTGACACCTACCTATGAGAAATTCAACGAAGAAATTTCTAGAAGTGCACTGACATTAAAGCTTTTAAGCTATGATAAGACAGGTGCAGTTTTAGCGGCAGCGACCACATCATTACCAGAGACAATAGGCGAAGTACGTAATTGGGATTACCGATTCTGTTGGATCCGCGATGCGTCTATGGTAATTAAAGTAGTATCAGAATTGGGTCATAAGAACGTTGCAAGACGTTATTTACAGTTCATTATAGATTTGATACCAGATAAGGCGGAGAAGCTTCAAATCATGTACGGTATTAATAAAGAAAAGAAGTTGACCGAAGTAACCTTAGAGCACCTAGCAGGTTATAAAGGCTCTAAGCCAGTAAGAATAGGTAATGCAGCTTATCATCAAAAGCAAAACGATATCTATGGTATACTAATGGATGTTATCTATGAACAGATGGCGAAATTTAGTGTAGATATTGATAATGGTGAAGACCTTTGGGCTATTACAAAAGGAATCGTTTGGATTGTAAGTAATAATTGGAAAGATGCCGATAAAGGTATTTGGGAGTTCAGAACAGAAGATAGACATTTTACATTCTCAAAAGTATTATGCTGGACAGCTTTGGATCGTGCGATTAAGGTTGCCGAAATGCTAGATAAGAAGCATAAAATTGAGAAATGGGAGCCTATTAGAGCAGAAATCTGGAAAGACATATATGACAATGCTTGGAATGAAGAAGTAGGCGCATACACGCAGTCTTACGGATCTAAAGAGTTAGATGCATCTGTATTGTTGATGGAATCTTATGGATGTGTGAATGCAAAAGACGAAAGATACATAAGTACAGTACATGCCATAGGGAAGGAATTAAATAATGACGGATTACTATATCGTTACAAAAATGAGGATGATTTTGGTTTGCCTTCATCATCATTTACAGTTTGCACATTCTGGTATATAAATAGCTTATTTAAAATAGGAGAACGCAAAAAAGCATTAGAGTATTTTGAGCGATTATTAAGTTATAGTAATCATTTAGGTCTCTTTAGTGAAGATATTGATTTTAAGACCAAAAGATTATTAGGGAACTTCCCGCAAGCCTATTCTCATTTAGCGTTAATAGAGTGTGCAATCAACTTCTCTAAAAAGGAAAGTGAAGATCAAATGCTAGAGTCATTAAGGGAATAG